From Streptomyces sp. NBC_00370, a single genomic window includes:
- a CDS encoding S-adenosylmethionine:tRNA ribosyltransferase-isomerase, translating into MRRAPVERGLDIPRVPAELSARVPAEQRGAGRDDVRLLVSHGTRVSHHVFRELPGQLRAGDVLVVNTSATLAAAVNGRIRGERVVTHFSTRGDDGRWAVELRTPDPAAGGTTLPRAGGPAGTVVRLPGGGRLVLERPLDPAGDRLWWARAEDVDVPGLLRAYGRPIRYGYTERDQPLSAYQTVFALPAADGSGSAEMPSAGRPFTAGLVAELVSRGVQFAPITLHTGVASAEAHEPPYPERFAVPAASARLVNAARAGGGRVVAVGTTAVRALESAAGPTGVVRAASGWTDLVITPRRGVLAVDGLLTGLHEPAASHLLMLEAVAGRAALSRGYTEALRERYLWHEFGDVHLLLGDETTHAVRCERDVW; encoded by the coding sequence GTGAGGCGGGCACCGGTGGAGCGGGGTCTGGACATTCCGCGGGTGCCGGCCGAGCTGTCGGCGCGGGTACCGGCCGAGCAGCGCGGGGCGGGCCGTGACGACGTACGACTGCTGGTGTCGCACGGCACCCGCGTCTCGCACCATGTCTTCCGCGAGCTGCCCGGGCAGCTGCGGGCCGGGGACGTCCTGGTGGTGAACACGTCGGCGACGCTGGCGGCGGCGGTGAACGGGCGGATCCGTGGTGAGCGGGTCGTCACACACTTCTCGACGCGGGGTGACGACGGGCGGTGGGCGGTCGAGCTGCGCACCCCCGACCCGGCTGCCGGGGGTACGACGCTGCCGCGCGCGGGCGGCCCCGCCGGCACGGTCGTCCGGCTGCCGGGCGGGGGACGGCTGGTGCTGGAGCGGCCGCTGGACCCGGCGGGCGACCGGCTGTGGTGGGCGCGGGCCGAGGACGTCGACGTGCCGGGGCTGCTGCGGGCGTACGGGCGGCCGATCCGGTACGGGTACACGGAGCGGGACCAGCCGCTGTCGGCGTACCAGACGGTCTTCGCGCTGCCTGCGGCCGACGGCTCGGGTTCCGCGGAGATGCCGAGCGCCGGGCGGCCCTTCACCGCGGGTCTTGTGGCGGAGCTGGTGAGCAGGGGGGTGCAGTTCGCGCCGATCACGCTCCATACGGGGGTGGCGTCGGCGGAGGCGCACGAGCCGCCGTACCCGGAGCGGTTCGCGGTGCCCGCCGCGTCGGCGCGGCTGGTGAACGCGGCGCGTGCGGGTGGCGGCCGGGTCGTGGCCGTCGGTACGACGGCGGTGCGGGCGCTGGAGTCGGCTGCGGGGCCCACCGGGGTGGTGCGGGCGGCTTCGGGGTGGACGGATCTGGTGATCACGCCGCGCCGTGGGGTGCTGGCGGTGGACGGGCTGCTGACGGGGCTGCACGAGCCGGCGGCCTCCCATCTGCTGATGCTGGAGGCCGTCGCGGGGCGGGCCGCGCTGAGCCGGGGTTATACCGAGGCACTGCGTGAGCGCTACCTCTGGCACGAGTTCGGCGACGTCCATCTCCTCCTGGGGGATGAGACCACTCACGCTGTGCGTTGCGAACGCGACGTTTGGTGA
- a CDS encoding ABC transporter ATP-binding protein/permease, with protein sequence MGRGVPELVLELNGRTWTLDPSRSYTLGRDPQGDLVIDDARVSWRHATISRGARSWVMEDHGSTNGTYSQGQRVQQLELGPGSVVHLGNPTDGPRMSLTAAPQSAPAQAVPQQAQPAQQQAMAPAAPQAAAGAPQAPAQPQQGWPQTPQTPAPQAQFPPAPVPQQSSAAGGAAGAPPVYGDRSPTTFHQLSLGRVMRIGRALENELVVSDLQVSRLHAEFTAMPDGRFEIRDLGSHNGTYVNGQPIAKSGTVLLSPDDVVGVGHSAFRLVGDRLEEFVDTGEVSFSARHLTVTVDGGKQILKDVSFGVPEKSLIAVIGPSGSGKSTLLKALTGYRPADQGDVLYDNRNLYKQFAELRQRIGLVPQDDILHKELTVRKALKYAAKLRFPGDTAEAERESRIDEVLRELKLDVHKEKKVTSLSGGQRKRVSVALELLTKPSLIFLDEPTSGLDPGMDRDVMQLLRGLADDGRTVLVVTHSVAELAICDKLLVMAPGGSVAYFGPPEEALNFFGYGSWADVFSAFENYRDYDWAGRWRGSEHYQIYAADIDAVAVQTAQLPSRAQMRPPKPQSWGSQLWTLIRRYVAVIASDRGFLGLMVLLPAILGGVSVVIPAKFGLGPPTPPARFNGGAGMIMMILVVGMCFSGSANSVRELIKERVIYERERSVGLSRSAYLMSKVIVLGVITALQAVIICGIGFSVRDLPAEGLVTNPAVELCLAIIGIGFTSMMFGLVISSLVKTAEKTMPLLVMFAIVQLVFTGTLFQIFGKAGLDQFAWLMPSRWALSAAGATLDLSHLMAPWDPEKPNDLDPLWEHSATQWSIDMIALIALGVICGFIVSRLLRRHEPEVMRK encoded by the coding sequence GTGGGGCGCGGAGTGCCGGAACTCGTACTGGAATTGAACGGAAGGACCTGGACTCTCGATCCGTCCAGGTCGTACACACTTGGCCGGGATCCACAGGGGGACCTGGTGATCGACGACGCCAGGGTCTCGTGGCGTCACGCCACCATCAGCCGGGGAGCCCGCAGTTGGGTCATGGAGGACCACGGCAGCACCAACGGCACCTACTCACAGGGCCAGCGCGTGCAGCAGTTGGAGCTGGGTCCCGGCTCCGTGGTGCATCTCGGTAATCCCACCGACGGGCCGCGGATGAGTCTCACGGCGGCCCCGCAGTCGGCGCCGGCGCAGGCCGTGCCGCAGCAGGCCCAGCCGGCTCAGCAACAAGCCATGGCCCCCGCGGCGCCGCAGGCAGCCGCGGGGGCGCCACAGGCCCCGGCCCAGCCGCAGCAGGGCTGGCCGCAGACACCGCAGACACCGGCACCGCAGGCACAGTTCCCGCCCGCGCCCGTGCCGCAGCAGAGTTCCGCAGCGGGCGGCGCCGCGGGGGCGCCGCCGGTGTACGGGGACCGCAGCCCCACCACGTTCCACCAGCTCTCGCTCGGCCGGGTCATGCGCATCGGCCGTGCCCTGGAGAACGAACTGGTCGTCTCCGACCTCCAGGTCTCCCGGCTGCACGCCGAGTTCACCGCGATGCCCGACGGCCGCTTCGAGATCCGCGACCTCGGCTCGCACAACGGCACGTACGTCAACGGGCAGCCGATCGCCAAGTCCGGCACGGTCCTCCTCAGCCCCGACGACGTCGTCGGTGTGGGGCACTCGGCCTTCCGGCTCGTCGGCGACCGCCTTGAGGAGTTCGTCGACACCGGCGAGGTGTCCTTCTCCGCCCGCCATCTCACCGTGACGGTCGACGGCGGCAAGCAGATCCTCAAGGACGTCTCCTTCGGCGTCCCCGAGAAGTCGCTGATCGCGGTCATCGGCCCGTCGGGCTCCGGCAAGTCCACCCTGCTCAAGGCGCTGACCGGCTACCGGCCCGCCGACCAGGGCGACGTCCTGTACGACAACAGGAACCTGTACAAGCAGTTCGCCGAGCTGCGCCAGCGCATCGGTCTGGTCCCGCAGGACGACATCCTGCACAAGGAACTGACCGTCAGGAAGGCGCTCAAGTACGCGGCCAAGCTCCGCTTCCCCGGTGACACGGCGGAGGCCGAGCGCGAGTCCCGTATCGACGAGGTGCTGCGCGAGCTGAAGCTCGACGTGCACAAGGAGAAGAAGGTCACCTCCCTCTCCGGTGGCCAGCGCAAGCGCGTCTCCGTCGCGCTCGAACTGCTCACCAAGCCGTCGCTGATCTTCCTGGACGAGCCGACCTCGGGCCTCGACCCGGGCATGGACCGCGACGTCATGCAGCTGCTGCGCGGCCTCGCCGACGACGGCCGTACGGTCCTGGTCGTCACCCACTCCGTGGCCGAGCTGGCGATCTGCGACAAGCTGCTCGTCATGGCGCCCGGCGGCTCCGTCGCGTACTTCGGCCCGCCGGAGGAAGCGCTCAACTTCTTCGGCTACGGCAGCTGGGCGGACGTCTTCTCGGCGTTCGAGAACTACCGCGACTACGACTGGGCGGGCCGCTGGCGCGGCTCCGAGCACTACCAGATATACGCGGCCGACATCGACGCCGTCGCCGTCCAGACCGCGCAGCTCCCCTCGCGGGCGCAGATGCGGCCGCCGAAGCCGCAGAGCTGGGGCTCCCAGCTGTGGACGCTGATCCGGCGCTATGTCGCGGTGATCGCGTCCGACCGCGGATTCCTCGGACTCATGGTGCTGCTGCCCGCGATCCTCGGCGGGGTGAGTGTGGTGATCCCGGCGAAGTTCGGACTGGGCCCGCCCACACCGCCCGCGCGCTTCAACGGCGGCGCCGGCATGATCATGATGATTCTCGTGGTCGGCATGTGCTTCTCGGGCTCGGCCAACTCCGTACGAGAGCTGATCAAGGAGCGGGTGATCTACGAACGGGAACGGTCGGTCGGCCTGTCCCGCTCCGCGTACCTGATGTCCAAGGTCATCGTGCTCGGTGTGATCACGGCCCTGCAGGCCGTCATCATCTGCGGCATCGGCTTCTCGGTGCGCGACCTGCCGGCCGAGGGGCTGGTCACCAACCCGGCCGTCGAACTGTGCCTGGCGATCATCGGCATCGGCTTCACCTCGATGATGTTCGGTCTGGTGATCTCCTCCCTGGTCAAGACGGCCGAGAAGACCATGCCGCTGCTCGTGATGTTCGCGATCGTGCAGCTCGTCTTCACCGGCACGCTCTTCCAGATCTTCGGCAAGGCCGGGCTCGACCAGTTCGCCTGGCTGATGCCCTCGCGCTGGGCACTCAGCGCGGCGGGCGCGACGCTCGACCTGTCGCACCTGATGGCGCCGTGGGACCCGGAGAAGCCGAACGACCTCGACCCGCTGTGGGAGCACTCGGCCACCCAGTGGAGCATCGACATGATCGCGCTGATCGCGCTCGGGGTCATCTGCGGCTTCATCGTGTCGCGGCTGCTGCGCCGCCACGAGCCCGAGGTCATGCGCAAGTAG
- a CDS encoding transglycosylase SLT domain-containing protein, with product MSASRTPGHSRLSKTHKVSIAGIAAIGAASLAFSLVPGNASADVDSHSVAAAAPVAWNSTSGTQASALHASIAKQQLSAENAAKVQAQAFAKAASHAKTVKAEKDAKAKAEAAKKAKAEKAAKAKAAAKAKAAAAKKRAKGQAANRSTVRKPVYANNLDGWIRESLSIMKKHGIPGSYNGLHRNIIRESSGNPMAINNWDINARNGIPSKGLLQVIPPTFKTYHVSGTPNNIYDPVANIVAAANYAADRYGSMDNVNSAY from the coding sequence ATGTCCGCGTCACGCACCCCTGGTCACAGTCGCCTGAGCAAGACCCACAAGGTTTCGATCGCCGGCATCGCCGCGATCGGCGCCGCCTCACTGGCGTTCTCCCTGGTCCCCGGTAACGCATCCGCCGACGTCGATTCCCACTCCGTGGCCGCCGCAGCGCCGGTGGCCTGGAACTCCACTTCGGGAACCCAGGCGTCAGCGCTCCACGCGAGCATCGCCAAGCAGCAGCTTTCCGCCGAGAACGCCGCCAAGGTCCAGGCCCAGGCGTTCGCCAAGGCGGCGTCCCACGCCAAGACGGTCAAGGCGGAGAAGGACGCCAAGGCCAAGGCCGAGGCAGCCAAGAAGGCCAAGGCCGAGAAGGCAGCCAAGGCCAAGGCGGCCGCCAAGGCGAAGGCCGCGGCAGCCAAGAAGCGCGCCAAGGGCCAGGCCGCCAACCGCTCGACGGTTCGCAAGCCGGTCTACGCCAACAACCTCGACGGCTGGATCCGTGAGTCCCTGTCGATCATGAAGAAGCACGGCATCCCGGGTTCGTACAACGGGCTGCACCGCAACATCATCCGTGAGTCGTCGGGCAACCCGATGGCCATCAACAACTGGGACATCAACGCCCGCAACGGTATACCGTCGAAGGGCCTGCTCCAGGTCATCCCCCCGACGTTCAAGACGTACCACGTCTCCGGAACGCCCAATAACATCTACGACCCCGTCGCCAACATCGTCGCCGCGGCCAACTACGCGGCCGACCGGTACGGCTCGATGGACAACGTCAACAGCGCCTACTGA
- a CDS encoding SixA phosphatase family protein: protein MSVDTPRRIVLLRHAKADWPQVSDHERPLAERGRLDASMAGRKLGETGIPFDLAVCSTSVRTRETWKLAVHEMPHRPRTVYEERLYDASLGDLLALINETADEVRDLLVIGHNPGMHTLADALSGGSEGDALARMTQGGFPTAGFAVVGFTGTWKSVEHGVGKLVDYWAPHD from the coding sequence ATGAGCGTCGATACACCCCGCAGGATCGTCCTACTCCGGCATGCGAAGGCCGACTGGCCCCAGGTGTCCGACCATGAACGGCCGCTGGCCGAGCGGGGCCGCCTGGACGCCTCGATGGCCGGACGCAAGCTCGGTGAGACCGGTATCCCCTTCGACCTGGCAGTCTGCTCGACCTCGGTCAGGACCCGGGAGACCTGGAAGCTCGCCGTGCACGAGATGCCGCACCGGCCCAGGACCGTCTACGAGGAGCGGCTGTACGACGCGTCGCTCGGCGACCTCCTCGCGCTGATCAACGAGACCGCCGACGAGGTGCGGGATCTGCTGGTCATCGGTCACAACCCCGGCATGCACACGCTCGCCGACGCGCTGTCCGGCGGCTCCGAGGGTGACGCGCTCGCCCGTATGACGCAAGGCGGCTTCCCGACCGCGGGATTCGCCGTCGTCGGCTTCACCGGCACCTGGAAGTCGGTGGAACACGGCGTGGGCAAGCTCGTCGACTACTGGGCACCGCACGACTGA
- the serB gene encoding phosphoserine phosphatase SerB, whose translation MSASQPNQTADVPTLLVKIFGKDRPGITAGLFDTLAAYSVDVIDIEQVVTRGRIVLCALITAPTVGGTTEGELRATVHSWTESLKLQAEIISGMGDNRPRGSGRSHVTVLGNPLTAESTAAIAAGITSVGGNIDRIFRLAKYPVTAVEFAVSGAPTEQLRSRLAPEAAEIGVDVAVVAAGLQRRAQRLVVMDVDSTLIQDEVIELFAAHAGCEAEVAEVTARAMLGELDFEQSLHARVALLAGLDVSVVDKVRTEVRLTPGARTLIRTLKRLGYQVGVVSGGFTQVTDALKEQLGLDFAAANTLEIVDGKLTGRVVGDVVDRAGKARLLRRFAAEAGVPLAQTVAIGDGANDLDMLNAAGLGVAFNAKPVVREAAHTAVNVPFLDTVLYLLGITRDEVETADDEDGVTEEY comes from the coding sequence ATGAGCGCATCGCAGCCGAATCAGACCGCTGACGTCCCCACTCTTCTGGTAAAGATCTTCGGGAAGGACCGCCCCGGGATCACCGCCGGCCTCTTCGACACCCTCGCGGCCTACTCCGTCGACGTCATCGACATCGAGCAGGTCGTCACCCGTGGCCGTATCGTCCTGTGCGCGCTCATCACGGCGCCGACGGTCGGCGGCACGACCGAGGGCGAACTGCGGGCCACCGTGCACAGCTGGACCGAATCCCTCAAACTCCAGGCCGAGATCATCTCCGGCATGGGCGACAACCGGCCGCGCGGCAGCGGCCGTTCACATGTCACCGTGCTCGGCAACCCGCTGACGGCCGAGTCGACCGCCGCCATCGCCGCCGGCATCACCTCGGTCGGCGGGAACATCGACCGGATCTTCCGACTGGCCAAGTACCCCGTCACGGCGGTCGAGTTCGCGGTCTCCGGCGCGCCCACCGAGCAGCTGCGCAGCCGGCTCGCACCCGAGGCCGCCGAGATCGGTGTGGATGTGGCGGTGGTCGCCGCCGGACTCCAGCGCAGGGCCCAGCGGCTGGTGGTCATGGACGTGGACTCGACCCTGATCCAGGACGAGGTCATCGAACTCTTCGCGGCGCACGCGGGCTGTGAGGCGGAGGTCGCCGAGGTCACCGCGCGGGCCATGCTCGGCGAGCTGGACTTCGAGCAGTCCCTGCACGCGCGGGTGGCGCTGCTCGCCGGGCTCGACGTCTCGGTGGTCGACAAGGTGCGTACGGAGGTACGGCTCACACCGGGGGCCCGCACCCTGATCCGTACGCTCAAGCGGCTCGGCTACCAAGTGGGCGTGGTCTCGGGGGGGTTCACCCAGGTGACCGACGCGCTCAAGGAACAGCTCGGGCTCGACTTCGCCGCCGCCAACACACTGGAGATCGTGGACGGCAAGCTCACCGGACGGGTGGTCGGCGATGTGGTCGACCGCGCGGGCAAGGCCAGGCTGCTGCGCAGGTTCGCAGCCGAGGCGGGGGTGCCGCTGGCGCAGACCGTGGCGATCGGCGACGGCGCCAACGACCTCGACATGCTGAACGCTGCGGGGCTCGGGGTCGCGTTCAACGCCAAGCCGGTGGTGCGCGAGGCGGCGCACACGGCGGTGAACGTGCCGTTCCTCGACACCGTCCTGTACCTGCTGGGCATCACACGCGACGAGGTCGAGACGGCGGACGACGAGGACGGTGTCACGGAGGAGTACTGA